The Brasilonema sennae CENA114 genome includes a region encoding these proteins:
- a CDS encoding beta-1,6-N-acetylglucosaminyltransferase gives MRIAYIVLAHKYPEQLVRLISKLNTDDVSFFIHIDQKTEQKIYHQIVTQLKDFPNVSFIKRYHLGWGGFDIIRASLEGIKSIVETGKYFDYVIYFSGQDYLIKSNEQIKKFFQENNGKEFIEYFPLPCSIWYKGGLTRLESWYIRWKDKEFFIPQKREFKSPINSLLYSLLILLLPKRPKLPEGFALYGGSAFWCLTGESTKWINNFVKQNPKFVNSFNYTYCPDELFYQILIANSPFKEKIINTSLTYLEWPKDDSLHPKILEKKDFEKIRESEKLFARKFDLTIDANILDMIDKRILSESEKIK, from the coding sequence ATGAGAATAGCATATATAGTTTTGGCACATAAATATCCAGAACAATTAGTACGTCTTATTTCTAAACTAAACACAGATGACGTTTCATTTTTTATACATATAGATCAAAAAACAGAGCAGAAAATTTATCATCAGATAGTGACTCAACTCAAGGATTTTCCAAATGTCTCTTTCATAAAGAGATACCATTTAGGATGGGGAGGTTTTGATATTATCAGAGCTAGTCTTGAAGGAATAAAATCAATAGTTGAAACGGGTAAGTACTTCGATTATGTTATATATTTCTCAGGTCAAGACTATTTGATCAAGTCAAATGAACAGATTAAAAAGTTTTTCCAAGAAAATAATGGTAAAGAATTTATAGAGTATTTTCCATTACCTTGTAGTATATGGTACAAGGGAGGCTTAACAAGATTAGAATCTTGGTATATTCGTTGGAAAGATAAGGAGTTTTTTATTCCGCAAAAGCGTGAGTTTAAATCTCCTATTAACTCTTTGTTATATTCATTGTTGATTTTGCTTTTACCGAAAAGACCTAAATTGCCTGAAGGATTTGCTCTTTATGGAGGTTCAGCATTTTGGTGCTTAACAGGAGAATCTACAAAATGGATAAATAATTTTGTTAAGCAAAACCCCAAGTTTGTTAATAGTTTTAATTACACTTATTGTCCAGATGAATTGTTTTACCAGATTTTAATTGCAAATTCCCCTTTTAAGGAAAAAATTATTAACACTAGCTTGACCTATCTAGAGTGGCCGAAGGATGATTCCCTTCACCCCAAAATTTTAGAAAAAAAGGATTTTGAGAAAATTAGGGAATCAGAAAAATTATTTGCTAGGAAGTTTGATCTGACTATAGATGCAAATATATTAGACATGATTGATAAAAGAATATTAAGCGAATCTGAAAAAATCAAATAA
- a CDS encoding class I fructose-bisphosphate aldolase: MTTTLSAPHSIESLLGKEAEDLLTYKAKVSKDLLHLPGPDFVDRVWLNSDRNPQVLRNLQTLYSTGRLANTGYLSILPVDQGIEHSAGASFAPNPIYFDPENILKLAIAAGCNAVATTLGVLGSVSRKYAHKIPFIVKINHNELLTFPNQSDQVLFASVEQAWNLGAVAVGATIYFGSENSTRQIQEISQAFKRAHDLGMVTILWCYLRNNAFKEDKDYHLAADLTGQANHLGVTIEADIIKQKLPENNNGYGAVAKATGKSYGKTNERVYTDLTTDHPIDLTRYQVLNCYCGRAGLINSGGASGKNDFAEAVRTAVINKRAGGTGLISGRKTFQRPFDEGVKLFNAIQDVYLSDAVAIA; encoded by the coding sequence ATGACGACAACACTATCTGCGCCTCATTCTATTGAGTCCTTGCTAGGCAAAGAAGCAGAAGACTTGCTCACCTATAAGGCAAAAGTTTCTAAGGATTTACTACATTTGCCAGGACCAGATTTTGTGGATCGAGTTTGGTTGAACAGCGATCGCAACCCCCAAGTCCTGCGTAATCTTCAAACACTATACTCAACCGGACGGCTGGCAAATACTGGCTACCTCTCTATTCTGCCAGTAGATCAGGGGATTGAACACTCAGCCGGTGCGTCATTTGCACCCAATCCCATCTACTTTGATCCAGAAAATATTCTTAAGCTGGCAATAGCAGCAGGTTGCAACGCTGTTGCGACAACTTTGGGAGTTTTAGGTTCAGTTTCACGCAAATATGCTCACAAAATTCCCTTTATAGTCAAAATCAACCACAACGAACTGCTAACTTTCCCCAATCAATCTGACCAAGTTTTGTTTGCTTCAGTTGAACAAGCTTGGAATTTGGGTGCAGTTGCTGTGGGTGCGACTATTTATTTTGGATCGGAAAACTCCACTCGCCAAATTCAGGAAATTAGCCAAGCCTTCAAACGCGCCCATGATTTGGGGATGGTGACGATTCTTTGGTGCTATTTGCGGAACAACGCTTTTAAAGAAGACAAAGATTATCACCTTGCAGCTGATCTGACAGGACAAGCGAATCATCTGGGTGTGACAATTGAAGCTGACATTATTAAACAAAAGTTGCCTGAAAATAACAACGGGTACGGAGCAGTAGCCAAGGCGACTGGTAAGAGTTACGGTAAAACCAATGAGCGGGTTTACACAGATTTGACAACCGACCACCCAATCGATTTAACTCGTTATCAGGTACTCAACTGTTATTGTGGACGTGCAGGACTGATTAACTCTGGTGGCGCGTCTGGAAAAAATGACTTTGCAGAAGCTGTTCGGACTGCGGTAATAAATAAACGCGCTGGTGGAACAGGATTAATTTCTGGGCGCAAAACATTTCAACGTCCGTTTGACGAAGGAGTGAAATTGTTTAACGCGATTCAGGATGTTTATTTGTCTGATGCGGTGGCGATTGCCTAG
- a CDS encoding pyridoxal phosphate-dependent aminotransferase, translating into MKLAQRVSQVAPSITLAIAAKAKAMKAEGIDVCSFSAGEPDFDSPAHVKAAAQKALDEGKTKYGPASGEPKLREAIARKLKTDNGLDYKAENVIVTNGGKHSLFNLILALIEPGDEVIIPAPYWLSYPEMVTLAGGVSVIVPTDVSTGYKITPEQLRKSITPKTKLFILNSPSNPTGMVYTPEEIQAIAQIIVETDILVVSDEIYEKILYDGVKQVSIGSLGPEIFERTIISNGFAKAYSMTGWRIGYLAGPIDLIKATITIQSHSVSNVCTFAQYGAIAALEGSQDCVEEMLQAFAKRREVMYERLNAIPGLSCPKPDGAFYLFPDISKTGLKSLDFSNRLLEKEQVAVIPGIAFAGDDNIRLSYATDMATIEKGMDRFEKFVKSLI; encoded by the coding sequence ATGAAGCTGGCGCAACGAGTAAGTCAAGTAGCACCTTCTATAACTTTAGCTATTGCAGCCAAGGCTAAGGCAATGAAGGCAGAAGGAATTGATGTTTGTAGTTTTAGCGCTGGAGAACCGGACTTTGATAGTCCAGCGCACGTCAAAGCTGCTGCACAGAAAGCTTTGGACGAAGGTAAAACCAAGTATGGACCTGCATCTGGGGAACCAAAGTTAAGAGAAGCCATTGCTCGCAAGTTAAAAACTGACAATGGTCTTGATTACAAAGCAGAAAATGTTATTGTCACCAACGGTGGGAAACATTCTCTGTTTAACTTAATACTGGCGCTGATTGAACCTGGAGATGAAGTTATCATCCCCGCGCCCTACTGGTTAAGTTATCCGGAAATGGTGACGCTTGCTGGTGGAGTCTCTGTGATTGTCCCCACAGATGTTTCGACAGGTTACAAAATTACACCAGAACAGTTGCGTAAGTCGATTACGCCCAAGACAAAGCTTTTTATCCTCAACTCGCCATCTAATCCTACTGGTATGGTTTACACACCAGAGGAAATTCAGGCGATCGCCCAAATTATCGTTGAGACTGACATTCTTGTCGTTTCCGACGAAATTTATGAGAAGATTCTCTACGATGGTGTTAAACAGGTCAGCATTGGTTCGCTAGGACCAGAGATTTTTGAGCGAACTATTATCAGCAATGGGTTTGCCAAAGCTTACTCCATGACAGGATGGCGCATCGGATATTTGGCAGGACCTATTGATTTGATTAAAGCAACAATTACCATCCAAAGCCATAGTGTGTCGAATGTTTGTACCTTTGCTCAATATGGGGCGATCGCAGCTTTGGAAGGTTCGCAAGATTGTGTCGAAGAAATGCTGCAAGCCTTCGCCAAACGACGAGAAGTCATGTATGAAAGACTTAACGCTATTCCTGGGCTGAGTTGTCCAAAACCAGACGGCGCTTTCTACTTATTTCCCGACATTAGCAAAACAGGGCTAAAATCTCTGGATTTTTCTAACAGGTTGCTAGAAAAAGAGCAAGTAGCAGTTATTCCTGGAATCGCCTTTGCTGGTGATGACAATATTCGCCTTTCCTACGCCACCGATATGGCAACAATTGAAAAGGGAATGGATAGATTTGAAAAATTTGTCAAATCACTTATTTAG
- a CDS encoding glycosyltransferase yields the protein MIVKNEEATLSKCLGSVKNVVDEMVVLDTGSTDSTPQIAQKFGAKVHHFEWCNDFSAARNEALKYVTGDWILVLDADETLTQKIVPQLKQAIRREEYLLINLLRHEVEAEQSPYSLVSRLFRNHPDIRFSRPYHALVDDSVSEILTQEPGLQVGYLEGVAISHTGYQKNAIAQQDKFTKAQAAMEGFLASHPNDPYVCSKLGGLYVKIGKIVEGIKLLAQGVANCEEEYETLYELYYHLGIAYSRLQNYKNAIAHYDAAVKLPIYPILKLGAYNNLGNLLKATGDLNGAKTAYEATIKIDSSFVPGYYNLGMTLKEMSLFKDAILAYQKAIELSPKYADAYQNLGVLLLKLGYVKDSLVSFQKAIALHEEQQNPQEAKRLRQGLKEMGLLR from the coding sequence ATGATTGTCAAAAACGAAGAAGCAACGCTGTCTAAATGTCTTGGCAGTGTGAAAAATGTCGTCGATGAAATGGTAGTATTAGATACAGGTTCTACAGACAGCACTCCACAAATTGCTCAAAAATTTGGTGCGAAAGTGCATCATTTTGAATGGTGTAATGACTTTAGTGCTGCTCGCAATGAAGCTTTAAAATACGTCACAGGTGATTGGATTCTTGTCTTAGATGCAGATGAAACTCTCACCCAGAAAATTGTACCGCAGTTGAAGCAGGCGATACGAAGGGAAGAATACCTCCTGATCAACCTTCTGCGCCATGAGGTAGAAGCAGAACAATCTCCTTACTCGCTGGTTTCGCGCCTGTTCCGCAATCATCCAGATATCCGCTTTTCTCGCCCTTACCATGCGTTAGTGGATGATAGCGTGTCTGAAATTTTAACTCAGGAACCAGGTTTGCAAGTTGGCTATTTGGAAGGGGTTGCTATTTCACACACAGGATACCAAAAAAATGCCATAGCTCAACAAGATAAATTTACCAAAGCACAAGCAGCGATGGAAGGTTTTCTTGCTTCTCATCCTAATGATCCTTATGTTTGTAGTAAGTTGGGGGGGCTTTATGTAAAAATCGGGAAAATAGTAGAAGGTATCAAGTTGTTGGCGCAGGGAGTTGCGAATTGTGAGGAGGAGTACGAGACTTTATACGAACTCTACTATCATCTTGGTATTGCTTACTCTCGTTTGCAAAATTATAAAAATGCGATCGCCCACTATGATGCTGCAGTGAAATTGCCTATTTACCCTATTCTGAAATTAGGAGCATACAACAATCTTGGCAATTTACTCAAAGCAACTGGAGATTTAAATGGTGCTAAAACTGCTTACGAAGCAACAATCAAGATTGACTCCAGTTTCGTCCCAGGATATTACAATCTGGGGATGACGCTAAAGGAAATGAGTTTATTCAAAGATGCTATCTTAGCTTATCAAAAAGCAATTGAGTTAAGTCCTAAATATGCTGATGCGTACCAAAACTTGGGGGTATTGCTGCTGAAACTTGGCTATGTAAAAGATAGTCTTGTGAGTTTTCAAAAAGCGATCGCCCTTCACGAAGAACAGCAAAATCCGCAAGAGGCGAAACGACTGCGCCAAGGTTTGAAAGAAATGGGCTTGTTGCGTTAG
- a CDS encoding SDR family NAD(P)-dependent oxidoreductase, giving the protein MKNSSLIRPLAVVTGASNGIGYELAKQFAQNGFDLIITATGSSIDEAAQAFVGLGVKVETVQSDLATYDGVETLYNKIKAANRPVDAIAINAGVGVGGDFARETDLQDELNLINLNVVSTVHLAKRVVKDMVTRGKGRILFTSSIAALMPGPFEAVYAASKAFVHSFSQGLRSELKDTGVTVTVLMPGPTNTNFFQRADMNDTKAGVSQKDDAAEVAKQGFEALMAGKDEVIAGSLQTKILGTVSKILPDTVSAELHRTLTEPGSANK; this is encoded by the coding sequence ATGAAGAACAGTTCCTTAATTCGACCTCTGGCTGTCGTAACGGGTGCCTCTAACGGTATCGGCTACGAACTTGCCAAACAGTTTGCCCAAAATGGCTTTGATTTGATCATCACAGCTACTGGCTCAAGCATTGACGAAGCCGCTCAAGCTTTCGTTGGACTAGGTGTCAAAGTCGAGACGGTGCAGTCCGATCTTGCCACCTATGACGGGGTTGAGACGCTCTACAACAAGATTAAGGCAGCGAACCGACCAGTGGATGCGATCGCGATCAACGCAGGTGTTGGTGTTGGCGGTGACTTTGCCCGCGAAACCGATCTACAGGACGAACTCAATCTGATCAATCTGAACGTCGTATCGACTGTCCATCTCGCTAAGCGGGTGGTGAAAGACATGGTTACTCGCGGTAAGGGTCGCATCCTCTTTACTTCCTCGATCGCCGCTTTGATGCCTGGACCGTTCGAGGCAGTCTACGCAGCCTCCAAGGCGTTTGTCCACTCCTTTTCCCAGGGACTGCGCAGCGAACTGAAGGACACGGGCGTCACCGTCACCGTCCTCATGCCCGGACCGACCAATACCAACTTCTTCCAGCGCGCGGATATGAACGATACCAAGGCGGGCGTGAGTCAAAAGGACGACGCAGCCGAAGTCGCCAAGCAGGGTTTTGAAGCTTTGATGGCGGGCAAGGATGAGGTCATCGCAGGCTCACTCCAAACCAAGATTCTGGGCACCGTGAGCAAAATCTTGCCTGATACCGTCAGTGCCGAACTGCACCGCACGCTTACTGAGCCGGGGTCAGCTAACAAGTAA
- a CDS encoding damage-control phosphatase ARMT1 family protein, translated as MKQKSNTPRLPLPQPLVAVEAGTFTEFTVTQRMPSIARRVIAENKFPANINASLEKLASELPSGYLPTLVDDTSSDFADWSRYLEPYKEQRWIDIPWFFAETYFYRYLLQITNYFRAGEWQGVDPFELQKRQGLETSLDSIVALCTQVNGWLNVSEQENQSRQTALITLLYFGLWGNRVDLSLWSAFETDRSRFDIQNQQSHILVDDALKVTELLVNSNSGRVDFVVDNAGFELVCDLCLVDYLLGSGVASLVRLHLKSHPTFVSDAMIKDVHQTTEFLLASSNPEVTSFAKRLQEYIASEQLVLSDDYFWTSPLAFWEIPESLKNDLSHSNLIVIKGDANYRRLLGDRHWDFTTKISDIVCYLPVPMVALRTLKSEVAAGIKPEVLEEVEKSDSAWLTNGQWGVVQLVDNN; from the coding sequence GTGAAACAAAAATCCAATACTCCTAGATTACCCCTACCACAACCACTTGTGGCTGTAGAAGCTGGTACGTTTACCGAATTTACAGTTACTCAACGGATGCCTAGTATTGCCCGTAGAGTTATCGCTGAAAATAAGTTTCCAGCCAATATTAATGCCAGCTTAGAGAAACTAGCCAGTGAACTGCCATCGGGATATTTGCCAACTCTTGTAGATGATACTAGTTCAGATTTTGCAGATTGGTCTAGATATTTAGAACCATATAAAGAACAGCGTTGGATAGATATTCCCTGGTTTTTCGCGGAAACTTATTTTTATAGATATCTTCTACAAATTACCAACTACTTTCGTGCTGGTGAGTGGCAAGGTGTAGATCCATTTGAGTTGCAAAAACGTCAAGGTTTAGAAACATCCCTTGACTCAATCGTTGCTTTATGCACTCAAGTGAATGGATGGTTGAATGTATCAGAGCAAGAAAATCAATCAAGGCAAACAGCTTTGATAACATTATTATATTTTGGTTTGTGGGGAAATCGAGTTGACCTTAGTTTGTGGTCAGCATTTGAGACTGACCGCAGTCGTTTTGATATTCAAAATCAACAATCTCACATATTAGTAGATGATGCACTCAAAGTCACAGAATTGTTAGTGAATAGCAATTCCGGACGTGTTGACTTTGTTGTAGATAATGCTGGCTTTGAACTTGTCTGTGATTTGTGTTTGGTAGATTATCTTTTAGGTAGTGGTGTCGCGAGCCTTGTGAGATTGCATTTAAAGTCTCACCCAACATTCGTCTCTGATGCCATGATAAAAGATGTGCATCAAACAACAGAATTTTTATTAGCCTCAAGCAATCCAGAAGTGACATCCTTTGCTAAAAGACTACAAGAATATATTGCATCAGAGCAGTTAGTTTTGTCTGACGATTATTTTTGGACATCACCTTTAGCTTTTTGGGAAATACCTGAGTCTCTAAAAAATGATTTATCTCATTCCAATTTGATAGTTATTAAAGGAGATGCAAATTATCGAAGATTGTTAGGAGATAGACATTGGGATTTTACGACTAAAATCTCAGATATCGTGTGTTACTTACCCGTCCCAATGGTAGCCCTACGCACTTTGAAATCGGAAGTTGCAGCAGGAATTAAACCGGAAGTTTTGGAGGAAGTGGAAAAGTCAGACTCTGCTTGGTTAACGAATGGACAATGGGGAGTTGTTCAGTTGGTGGATAATAATTAA
- a CDS encoding PIN domain-containing protein: protein MYLLDTDVLIDIQRGHAPAIAWFANLPEVPSVPGFVVMELIQDARNMQQVRNALKLVAPLPVVWATEADCAPALSDFTTYHLSNSLGLLDALIAACAVGRGATLCTFNVKHYRIVPGLMTAQPYTR, encoded by the coding sequence ATGTACCTGTTAGACACTGATGTTCTGATCGATATTCAGCGTGGTCATGCTCCTGCAATAGCTTGGTTTGCGAACCTACCAGAGGTGCCCAGTGTTCCCGGCTTTGTGGTTATGGAGCTCATTCAAGATGCTCGCAATATGCAACAAGTTCGTAATGCCCTCAAGCTCGTTGCTCCATTGCCTGTGGTTTGGGCTACTGAAGCTGATTGCGCTCCTGCTCTGTCAGATTTTACAACCTATCACTTGTCAAATAGTTTGGGATTGCTTGATGCTTTGATTGCTGCCTGTGCAGTTGGACGAGGTGCAACACTCTGCACCTTCAATGTGAAACATTATCGGATTGTGCCTGGTTTAATGACAGCACAGCCCTACACGCGTTGA